One Vulcanisaeta thermophila DNA segment encodes these proteins:
- a CDS encoding Hsp20/alpha crystallin family protein, whose amino-acid sequence MGGGMIGIFIGIGWGTTVSGDYREPRYRYWIEGDAVILEVEVPGVGKEGITVELIGESTVKVTAVGEGRKYLLIKELPSPVDYQGATARYNNGLLIIKLPIKGGKRVSVE is encoded by the coding sequence GTGGGGGGTGGGATGATAGGCATATTCATAGGCATTGGCTGGGGAACAACGGTTAGTGGTGACTACAGGGAGCCGAGGTATAGGTATTGGATTGAGGGTGATGCGGTTATACTTGAGGTGGAGGTCCCAGGCGTGGGTAAGGAGGGGATAACCGTGGAGTTAATAGGGGAAAGCACGGTAAAGGTTACGGCCGTGGGCGAGGGAAGGAAGTACCTACTCATTAAGGAGTTACCAAGCCCCGTGGATTACCAGGGAGCCACCGCGCGCTATAACAATGGGCTATTAATAATTAAGTTACCCATTAAGGGAGGTAAGCGGGTAAGCGTGGAGTGA
- a CDS encoding AAA family ATPase has protein sequence MYFDPEPKRRREDFYDYDELLREFQESVRSYKVTLVTGLRRYGKTSLMLTGLNELGINYLFLDCRLLGDKPTLRGFVELIINEMNKDSTLRRILGRLDFLEVGALGFRLKVKLKVRNALLSIIEGLEGTVLVIDEAQLLRGTNYRFDELLAYIYDHVNMKVVISGSEVGLLYRFLRLNDPESPLYGRSIREIRIKPLPREKSMEFLRKGFEQVNVEVSNDVIERAVDELDGVIGWLTMFGYEYTRHGKSLEEVIHEATLLAASEVNKALEIHGAARARFAAVLESIAMGSSTWGSIKRYVSARLGPINDTALSNVIRNLVDMGLVSKVDDGYVINDPMVRRAVSNGLIKP, from the coding sequence ATGTACTTCGACCCAGAACCCAAGAGGAGAAGGGAAGACTTCTATGATTACGATGAGTTACTTCGTGAGTTTCAGGAGTCCGTTAGGAGTTACAAGGTAACCCTGGTTACTGGGCTTAGAAGGTATGGTAAAACATCACTAATGCTCACTGGACTTAACGAATTGGGCATTAACTACCTATTCCTTGATTGCAGGTTACTTGGTGATAAACCAACCCTGAGGGGCTTTGTGGAATTGATAATAAATGAAATGAACAAGGACTCAACACTCAGGAGGATACTGGGTAGGCTCGACTTCCTGGAGGTTGGGGCCCTGGGGTTTAGGCTTAAGGTTAAGTTGAAGGTTAGGAATGCATTACTTAGCATTATTGAGGGTCTAGAGGGTACCGTGTTGGTGATTGATGAGGCTCAATTGCTCAGGGGCACTAATTATAGGTTTGATGAGTTGTTGGCTTACATTTACGATCACGTTAATATGAAGGTGGTTATCTCAGGCTCCGAGGTGGGTTTGTTGTATAGGTTCCTTAGGCTTAATGACCCTGAATCACCACTCTACGGTAGGTCAATACGTGAGATTAGGATTAAGCCTCTACCTAGGGAGAAATCCATGGAATTCCTGAGGAAGGGGTTTGAGCAGGTTAATGTGGAGGTTAGTAATGATGTTATTGAGAGGGCTGTTGACGAATTGGATGGGGTAATTGGCTGGTTGACAATGTTTGGGTACGAGTATACAAGGCATGGTAAAAGCCTTGAGGAGGTAATCCACGAGGCAACACTACTGGCCGCATCCGAGGTGAATAAGGCGCTTGAAATCCATGGTGCAGCTAGGGCCAGGTTTGCAGCTGTTCTTGAATCCATAGCCATGGGCTCATCAACATGGGGCTCCATTAAGCGTTACGTGAGTGCCAGGCTTGGTCCAATAAATGACACGGCATTGAGTAACGTGATTAGGAACCTGGTGGATATGGGGTTGGTTAGTAAGGTTGATGATGGCTATGTAATCAATGACCCAATGGTCAGGCGTGCCGTAAGCAATGGGCTAATTAAGCCATAA
- a CDS encoding DUF1616 domain-containing protein, producing the protein MRAYLLIPIIVLAIGILAIPTVAQVNQLLTAYSMVSKLGAEGANVTSLVNALNEAIELEQEGYTSNATLMAEYIITTANSMAPTVHLHHWLNLALIIIALLVVIALPVLLYVRRREILGGLWLRFRGKYRVNRTSGGERTLLFNEEVLGVLAAVMVVFVAFGVAVMIVGGPHEPFSAIALLNSNMSIGDYPTVVPVGQPVNLYLFIYNHMDRPIWYVIKVYITSNTTAEPPLDLTPTIMYQVVLLNNATYTTPLTFSLNSTGTYRVVAELWYYDPSNLTLTYTGNYVQLWINATGVMPSG; encoded by the coding sequence ATGAGGGCGTACCTGCTAATCCCAATCATAGTACTGGCTATTGGGATTCTAGCCATACCCACGGTGGCCCAGGTAAACCAACTACTCACGGCCTACTCCATGGTGTCTAAATTAGGCGCTGAGGGTGCCAACGTGACCTCATTGGTCAATGCGCTCAATGAAGCCATCGAACTCGAGCAGGAGGGCTACACCAGCAATGCCACGTTAATGGCCGAGTACATAATCACCACCGCCAACTCCATGGCGCCCACGGTCCACCTACACCACTGGCTCAACCTGGCATTGATAATAATTGCGTTGCTCGTGGTTATTGCACTGCCCGTACTGTTGTACGTAAGGCGTAGGGAGATCCTTGGTGGGTTATGGCTCAGGTTTAGGGGTAAGTATAGGGTTAATCGCACCAGTGGTGGTGAGAGGACCCTGTTATTCAATGAGGAGGTCCTGGGCGTCCTGGCGGCAGTGATGGTGGTTTTCGTGGCATTTGGGGTGGCCGTAATGATTGTTGGTGGTCCGCATGAACCCTTCTCGGCAATAGCCCTTCTTAATTCCAACATGAGCATTGGTGATTACCCAACCGTGGTTCCCGTGGGGCAGCCCGTAAACCTATACCTATTCATTTACAATCACATGGATAGGCCCATTTGGTACGTAATCAAGGTTTACATAACGAGCAATACCACGGCGGAGCCACCGCTGGACCTCACGCCCACAATAATGTACCAGGTGGTCCTCCTAAACAACGCCACCTACACCACCCCATTAACCTTCTCCCTAAACTCCACAGGCACCTACAGGGTTGTGGCCGAGCTTTGGTACTACGACCCAAGCAACCTAACACTGACCTACACGGGTAATTACGTGCAGTTGTGGATAAACGCCACCGGGGTGATGCCCAGTGGCTAG
- a CDS encoding oligosaccharide flippase family protein, giving the protein MSSESPVSGVIAGYLASAVNYAFAVIYVIVLTKLIPLTQYGYYNSLLAMMGIFSLFFPTLGIDVAIAREAAMLHARNMPFEEHMAAILLITIILTTAYSLTLLLAIPLYIISKIPSYYLGIVYIYIAWIITQALTGVLSTYLWIMGRLRSQGIGNMLYGLVFRPLEVALLVIMHSVYAIIISVLIGQLTTLLYYMSIIKRLPNPLKGLALIRSGFKRYLNMGFQNWIIGYIGSIGGYALTYLMYLSLGPEYVAIYNLTTYMLGAVTALTGSVNNVFSSKLSHVIGAGGNTKALIKDYTISAIVIGGLLSQLATLAAPLLPILGIVHGDYVRAIPYGMLLFASAVISAPVGIYTIYYWVLGRGWHSVKVSALGITVGLLTFITTVKYLGFYSVILSSYLSSVTSLITFIISDAHLRDRDVLFNLLVIGMLASASSAITVMRGWPISQIILLMDTLAVIYIMKPIPQSVMNQLPRFLKFMVKPFTAVLSG; this is encoded by the coding sequence ATGAGTAGTGAATCCCCAGTGTCTGGGGTCATCGCTGGATACTTGGCATCCGCCGTGAATTATGCATTTGCCGTGATATACGTCATCGTACTAACTAAATTAATACCCCTAACACAGTACGGTTATTACAACTCGCTCCTGGCAATGATGGGTATATTCTCACTCTTCTTCCCAACACTGGGCATTGACGTGGCCATTGCCAGGGAGGCCGCCATGCTCCATGCCAGGAACATGCCCTTTGAGGAGCACATGGCCGCCATACTCCTCATCACAATAATACTAACCACCGCATACTCACTAACACTACTCCTCGCAATACCCCTCTACATAATTAGTAAGATACCCAGTTACTACCTGGGTATTGTCTACATATACATTGCCTGGATAATAACCCAGGCACTCACGGGCGTCCTATCAACATACCTATGGATAATGGGCAGGCTCAGGTCCCAGGGTATTGGGAACATGCTCTATGGCCTCGTCTTTAGGCCCCTTGAGGTTGCCCTACTGGTGATAATGCACAGCGTCTACGCAATAATAATATCGGTGCTCATTGGTCAATTAACGACACTCCTGTACTACATGTCAATTATAAAGCGACTACCAAACCCACTGAAGGGCCTAGCCCTGATAAGGAGTGGATTTAAGAGGTACCTTAACATGGGCTTTCAAAACTGGATAATCGGTTACATAGGCTCGATAGGGGGTTACGCATTGACATACCTAATGTACCTATCCCTGGGCCCTGAGTACGTGGCAATATACAACCTAACAACATACATGCTCGGGGCAGTAACGGCATTGACTGGGTCTGTGAATAACGTATTCAGCAGCAAGCTCTCACACGTGATAGGCGCAGGCGGTAATACAAAGGCCTTGATAAAGGATTACACAATCTCCGCTATAGTGATCGGCGGTTTACTATCGCAGTTAGCCACATTAGCCGCCCCACTACTTCCCATCCTGGGCATTGTGCATGGTGATTACGTGAGGGCCATACCCTACGGAATGCTGCTATTCGCCTCCGCAGTGATTTCGGCGCCGGTGGGCATATACACAATATACTACTGGGTCCTTGGTAGGGGTTGGCACTCGGTTAAGGTCTCGGCATTGGGGATTACCGTGGGCCTCTTAACATTCATAACCACCGTTAAGTACCTAGGCTTCTACTCAGTAATCCTTTCATCATACTTATCCTCAGTGACCTCGTTAATTACGTTCATAATCAGCGATGCACACCTTAGGGATAGGGACGTCCTGTTCAACCTATTGGTAATTGGCATGTTGGCATCCGCATCATCGGCAATCACGGTAATGCGTGGTTGGCCAATATCTCAAATCATACTACTCATGGACACCCTAGCCGTTATTTACATAATGAAGCCCATACCCCAGTCAGTAATGAATCAACTACCCAGGTTTCTGAAGTTCATGGTCAAACCCTTCACCGCCGTGTTGAGTGGGTAA
- a CDS encoding MSCRAMM family protein, whose product MKPTLALSLAALAVLIIIIYLGYLEVGVFGHVINPEAAQLSIVNKSLTLALTHILNLTAAGEYSEAALGIKLLNSTAVAKLIIAKQIIDLMGKVNNELMTLNQYVILAKSLLISGNYTGALGVAMEGLDMIPNTQRDISSLINALSTVSPTLASEYEVKLTNELNEYREELMNITSNKFTGTVLTIHTNSTEAYVGSNITVTGQLTTANGTPIPNATIILTINRQTVGEALTNNTGYYTAIIGIPSVYTETITITATYNPPLTSGYLPSSANTTITVLFNETVVTVLINNTVYWGFEIPITGYVSGLPGRVVQITLGNLTTVTMTNDYGWFKAVINTSGLVPGNYSLIINVQPNGTYSPATYTTLITIIGIPRTLSMAIPGIAVAGAPMTLGLGIKPSVGNETVVVMIGGQVFSEVVSGGNSTVTLTIPITLSTGYHNITITIPGNPPYMGVTGSARVLVINPIQLIVPIIIVPGALLIIRRNRRRGPVQEVGGGVEEWERLRVESSLVRLTPPARLRNPNVMGVITYTARAIAHISLRTGVAFSDKYTFREYLAMVRDKLSNDELNALSELFLIAEAALYSRNLPSPADVERARYLTTVITHEA is encoded by the coding sequence ATGAAACCCACACTGGCATTATCACTGGCGGCCCTGGCTGTATTAATAATCATAATCTACCTGGGCTACCTGGAGGTTGGGGTCTTTGGCCACGTAATAAACCCAGAGGCAGCCCAATTGTCTATAGTTAATAAATCCTTAACATTGGCGCTGACACACATACTCAACCTAACAGCGGCTGGTGAGTACAGTGAGGCGGCGCTTGGAATTAAACTACTAAACTCAACGGCAGTAGCTAAGTTAATCATTGCAAAGCAAATTATTGATTTAATGGGTAAGGTAAACAATGAATTAATGACCCTCAACCAATACGTGATACTGGCCAAGTCACTACTCATCAGCGGTAATTATACAGGAGCCCTTGGGGTGGCCATGGAGGGACTGGACATGATACCCAACACGCAGCGGGACATATCATCACTCATAAACGCACTAAGCACGGTATCACCCACCCTAGCCAGTGAGTATGAGGTGAAATTAACCAATGAATTAAATGAGTACAGGGAGGAATTAATGAACATAACCAGCAACAAGTTCACAGGAACCGTGCTAACAATCCACACAAACTCCACAGAGGCCTACGTGGGCTCCAACATCACAGTCACCGGGCAACTCACGACGGCGAATGGTACGCCCATCCCAAACGCCACAATAATCCTAACAATAAACAGGCAGACCGTGGGCGAGGCATTGACGAATAACACTGGTTACTACACAGCAATCATTGGCATACCCAGCGTGTACACAGAAACAATCACAATAACCGCCACCTACAACCCACCACTAACCAGCGGCTACCTACCATCGAGCGCAAACACCACAATAACCGTGCTATTCAACGAAACCGTAGTAACAGTTCTCATAAACAACACGGTTTATTGGGGTTTTGAAATCCCCATTACGGGCTACGTATCGGGGCTGCCGGGTAGGGTTGTCCAAATAACCCTGGGAAACCTCACCACAGTTACTATGACCAATGATTACGGGTGGTTCAAGGCGGTAATCAACACCTCAGGTCTGGTGCCAGGTAATTACTCACTTATTATCAACGTACAGCCAAACGGGACCTACTCACCAGCCACGTACACAACACTCATAACCATAATCGGAATCCCACGCACACTGAGCATGGCGATACCCGGCATTGCGGTGGCTGGTGCGCCCATGACCCTGGGCCTGGGCATTAAACCCTCCGTGGGCAATGAGACCGTGGTCGTAATGATTGGTGGTCAGGTATTTAGTGAGGTGGTGAGTGGTGGTAATTCCACGGTGACGTTGACAATACCCATCACACTATCCACGGGTTACCACAACATCACCATAACCATACCCGGCAACCCACCATACATGGGCGTGACGGGCAGTGCCAGGGTCCTCGTGATCAACCCAATCCAATTAATAGTCCCAATAATCATCGTGCCAGGGGCCCTACTCATAATCCGTAGGAACAGGCGCAGGGGCCCAGTCCAGGAGGTTGGGGGAGGTGTTGAGGAGTGGGAGAGGTTGAGGGTGGAGAGTAGCCTCGTGAGGCTCACACCACCGGCGAGGCTTAGGAACCCCAATGTTATGGGGGTAATAACATACACAGCCAGGGCGATTGCTCACATAAGCTTAAGGACAGGTGTGGCCTTCAGTGATAAGTATACCTTCAGGGAGTACCTGGCAATGGTTAGGGACAAATTAAGTAATGATGAACTCAACGCACTAAGTGAGTTATTCCTCATAGCCGAGGCAGCCCTATACTCCAGGAACCTACCAAGCCCTGCCGATGTGGAGAGGGCCAGGTACTTAACCACGGTGATAACCCATGAAGCCTAG
- a CDS encoding HAD family hydrolase produces MITTAILDVDGVLTYFKSAWQHLHRILGTEYWASINREAYKAGLINYRDWAITDALLWFGVPKTWAEPPITLRRGAIELLRTLKAANMRIIAITGGLNYTGAPIRDYVNHYISNELIYDESGNLISVRVNVESKEVINEILNQLGIDWNEVLAIGDSEMDIPMLTKAKYSIAYNPTSNEVAGSAKIVIQSETLYPVIKVVKAILKIEEPR; encoded by the coding sequence ATGATAACCACGGCAATACTAGACGTGGATGGGGTACTCACGTACTTCAAATCCGCATGGCAACACCTACACAGGATACTGGGCACCGAGTACTGGGCATCAATAAACAGGGAAGCGTACAAGGCAGGGCTCATAAACTACAGGGACTGGGCCATAACGGACGCACTTCTATGGTTTGGGGTGCCCAAGACCTGGGCGGAACCACCAATAACCCTGAGGAGGGGTGCTATTGAACTACTAAGGACGCTTAAGGCCGCGAACATGAGGATCATAGCCATCACAGGGGGCCTTAACTACACGGGCGCACCAATCAGGGACTACGTGAATCATTACATAAGCAATGAGTTGATCTATGATGAAAGCGGGAACCTAATCTCGGTTAGGGTTAATGTGGAAAGTAAGGAAGTAATCAACGAAATACTAAACCAACTGGGTATCGATTGGAACGAGGTATTGGCAATTGGGGATAGCGAGATGGACATACCCATGCTAACCAAGGCGAAGTACTCCATAGCATACAACCCCACAAGCAATGAAGTAGCGGGTAGTGCCAAGATAGTGATACAGTCAGAAACACTATACCCAGTTATCAAAGTTGTGAAGGCAATACTTAAGATAGAAGAACCAAGATAA
- a CDS encoding bifunctional ADP-dependent NAD(P)H-hydrate dehydratase/NAD(P)H-hydrate epimerase has translation MSIDYRSWAKEPITTLEMAVIDRNTEYLGIPRRILMENAGRAVASVVMERRPNARNVLVVAGLGDNGGDGLVAARYLHSWGRDVRVILLGRRADAREELVVANLNALLNVGVEVIEAPTPYDLLANQDLFHPWAEVIVDAIIGTGIRGVLREPQATAIELINKSAAYRVAVDVPSGLDPDTGEVRDAAVRAHVTVTMHRPKVGLVRESAVKYVGELIIADIGIPEEAEHVVGPGDALYLNYSRRPESKKGDNGRVLFIGGSREFTGAIYLAARAALRMGVDLSIVMAPRDVARDIRSHDPDIIAIPLDGDYLSQAHVDRVLEQVGRSHVVAIGPGLGLREETMRAVVELVSRALDMGKRVVIDADAIKALGELKRQDLVRDNVIVTPHAGEFKWLTNVDVSELKLKDRVSRVVETVKSMLRGGVVLLKGNVDIITDGRRYKLNLTGNPGMTVGGTGDVLTGVTAALAVKVKDLFEAAALASFITGLAGDLAVKDLGFHITPTDVIERLPAVMRRLFDVDSIVKSSIHEVSYRFLSSED, from the coding sequence ATGTCCATTGATTATAGGTCATGGGCTAAGGAGCCCATAACGACTTTGGAGATGGCTGTTATTGATAGGAATACGGAGTATCTGGGGATCCCGAGGAGGATCCTCATGGAGAATGCGGGTAGGGCTGTGGCCTCGGTGGTCATGGAGAGGAGGCCCAACGCCAGGAATGTGCTTGTGGTTGCGGGCCTTGGGGATAATGGTGGGGATGGTTTGGTCGCTGCGCGTTACCTGCACTCCTGGGGTAGGGATGTCAGGGTTATCCTGCTGGGCAGGAGAGCTGACGCCAGGGAGGAGTTAGTGGTGGCTAACCTAAACGCCCTGTTGAACGTGGGTGTTGAGGTCATTGAGGCGCCCACGCCCTACGACTTACTAGCTAACCAGGACCTGTTCCACCCATGGGCTGAGGTCATTGTTGATGCCATAATTGGCACGGGGATTAGGGGCGTCCTCAGGGAGCCCCAGGCCACGGCTATTGAGTTGATTAATAAATCGGCTGCGTACAGGGTTGCCGTGGACGTGCCCAGCGGCCTCGACCCAGACACTGGGGAGGTTAGGGATGCCGCGGTTAGGGCTCACGTGACAGTGACAATGCACAGGCCCAAGGTGGGCCTTGTTAGGGAGTCCGCGGTTAAGTACGTGGGCGAATTAATAATCGCTGACATTGGGATTCCAGAGGAGGCTGAGCACGTGGTTGGCCCAGGGGATGCCCTGTACCTTAACTACTCAAGGAGGCCCGAGTCCAAGAAGGGGGATAATGGTAGGGTTTTGTTCATAGGTGGTAGTAGGGAGTTCACGGGCGCCATTTACCTAGCCGCCAGGGCTGCCCTGAGGATGGGTGTGGATTTGTCAATAGTCATGGCGCCGCGTGACGTGGCCAGGGACATTAGGTCCCACGACCCGGACATAATAGCCATCCCACTCGATGGTGATTACCTAAGCCAGGCCCATGTGGATAGGGTGCTGGAGCAGGTGGGTAGGTCGCACGTGGTCGCCATAGGCCCTGGGCTTGGGCTTAGGGAGGAGACCATGAGGGCCGTTGTGGAGCTGGTCTCGAGGGCCCTGGACATGGGTAAGAGGGTGGTTATTGATGCAGATGCCATAAAGGCCCTTGGGGAGCTTAAGAGGCAGGATTTGGTGAGGGATAATGTAATAGTCACACCACACGCTGGGGAGTTTAAGTGGTTGACCAACGTCGACGTTAGCGAATTAAAACTCAAGGACAGGGTTTCCAGGGTTGTGGAGACCGTTAAGTCAATGCTCAGGGGTGGTGTGGTTCTCCTGAAGGGTAACGTGGATATAATAACCGATGGGCGCAGGTACAAGCTGAACCTCACGGGTAACCCAGGCATGACTGTGGGCGGTACGGGTGATGTACTCACTGGCGTCACGGCGGCGCTGGCGGTTAAGGTTAAGGACTTATTCGAAGCCGCTGCCCTGGCCTCCTTCATAACGGGACTAGCCGGGGACTTGGCCGTTAAGGACCTTGGCTTCCACATAACACCCACCGACGTTATTGAGAGGTTGCCCGCGGTCATGAGGAGGTTATTCGACGTGGACTCCATTGTTAAGTCCTCGATCCACGAGGTATCGTATAGATTCCTGTCCAGTGAGGATTAA
- a CDS encoding DUF1616 domain-containing protein — protein sequence MASDIRDAVLREVERRPCATVEEIVNEVSSRVGVPREYVAYELMMLWKRGAVELEGYPMDNRAMYFLSIEGLWYWVVLGISLASLSAVLLISSGPLMYIRYALGALMTLFMPGYSLVETLYPRGDELKPLERLALSIGLSLAITPLIGLILNYTPWGIRLIPIVVSTTLVTTALLTTAAIRKSNYYLSRRSRCFG from the coding sequence GTGGCTAGTGATATTAGGGATGCGGTGCTTAGGGAGGTTGAGAGGAGGCCCTGCGCCACGGTTGAGGAGATTGTTAATGAGGTTTCCAGTAGGGTTGGGGTTCCCAGGGAGTACGTGGCTTATGAATTAATGATGCTTTGGAAGAGGGGTGCGGTGGAGCTTGAGGGATACCCAATGGATAATAGGGCCATGTACTTCCTAAGCATCGAGGGCCTTTGGTACTGGGTGGTCCTCGGCATATCCCTGGCCTCGTTATCAGCCGTACTCCTAATAAGCAGTGGCCCGTTAATGTACATTAGGTATGCGCTCGGCGCACTAATGACATTGTTCATGCCAGGTTACTCCCTAGTCGAGACTCTGTACCCCAGGGGTGATGAGCTCAAGCCCCTGGAGAGGCTGGCACTATCCATTGGGCTTAGCCTAGCCATTACACCACTGATAGGGCTCATCCTCAACTACACACCGTGGGGTATTAGGCTCATACCCATAGTAGTGTCAACAACCCTGGTAACAACCGCCCTACTAACCACCGCAGCCATTAGGAAAAGCAATTATTATTTAAGTAGGAGGAGTAGGTGCTTCGGATGA
- a CDS encoding phosphoenolpyruvate carboxykinase (GTP), producing the protein MSENIDDTQEWLRKILSKTAYDRLMRINNRELHKFIAWAVDLCKPSSVFINTGSEEDLDYIRRKAIETGEEIPLRTPGHTVHFDSPFDQARAREDTAILLPGGAKLPFIRTKDRDEGLREMYKLLDGIMRGREMLVGFYSLGPKGSPFSILAVQITDSYYVMHNENILYRPAYDEFVKQGERARFLKFIHSQGELNEMKQSKNIKLRRIYIDLQGETVYSVNTQYGGNSIGLKKLALRLTIKRAMEEGWLSEHMFIIGVRGPGGRVTYFTGAYPSMSGKTSTAMLGSLIGDDLAFLRNVNGEVRAVNPEVGVFGIIEGINPVDDPLIYEVLTKPGEVIFSNVLMTDDGDVYWNGMGKPEPDHGINYTGKWWRGKTDEKGNPIPPSHPNARFTVSLKAFRNLDPAYDDPNGVPIGGMIYGGRDPDTWVPVFEAFNWEHGVVTIAASLESERTAAVIGKPGEREFQPMAIIDFLSVDLGVYISNYLKFGSGLSRPPKIFGVNYFLRDEQGRFLNSKEDKRVWLQWMERRVHNELPAIETPIGYIPRYEDLRVLFREVLNRDYAQEDYRRQFAIRTTKLLEKIDRIWKIYAEIPTTPRRFFEVLEEQRRRLLRAKDEYGDVIPPDKFSMKY; encoded by the coding sequence ATGAGTGAAAACATAGACGATACCCAAGAATGGCTAAGAAAAATCCTCAGCAAAACCGCCTATGATAGGTTAATGAGGATTAATAACCGTGAGCTTCATAAGTTCATAGCATGGGCGGTGGATTTATGCAAGCCATCCTCGGTATTCATTAACACGGGTAGTGAGGAGGACCTTGATTACATAAGGAGGAAGGCCATTGAGACCGGCGAGGAGATACCGCTGAGGACCCCTGGACACACGGTTCACTTTGACAGCCCCTTTGACCAGGCCAGGGCTAGGGAGGACACGGCAATACTACTCCCTGGCGGCGCCAAGCTACCCTTCATTAGGACTAAGGATAGGGATGAGGGGCTTAGGGAGATGTACAAGCTACTCGATGGGATCATGAGGGGCCGTGAGATGCTCGTGGGCTTCTACTCCCTGGGGCCCAAGGGGTCACCCTTCAGCATACTGGCGGTTCAAATAACGGACTCCTACTACGTCATGCACAACGAAAACATACTCTACAGGCCAGCCTATGATGAGTTCGTTAAGCAGGGTGAGAGGGCCAGGTTCCTCAAGTTCATCCACAGCCAGGGCGAGTTGAATGAGATGAAGCAGAGCAAGAATATTAAGTTAAGGAGGATCTACATCGACCTGCAGGGTGAGACCGTATACAGCGTGAACACACAGTATGGGGGCAACAGCATAGGGCTGAAGAAACTGGCCCTCAGGCTCACCATAAAGAGGGCCATGGAGGAGGGATGGCTCAGTGAGCATATGTTCATAATAGGCGTCAGGGGCCCAGGCGGTAGGGTCACGTACTTCACTGGCGCATACCCATCGATGAGTGGTAAGACTTCCACGGCAATGCTGGGCTCATTAATCGGCGATGACCTGGCGTTCCTGAGGAATGTCAATGGTGAGGTTAGGGCTGTGAACCCCGAGGTGGGTGTTTTCGGGATAATCGAGGGTATAAACCCGGTGGATGACCCATTAATTTACGAGGTACTAACAAAACCGGGTGAGGTCATATTCTCAAACGTGCTGATGACCGATGACGGCGATGTTTACTGGAACGGCATGGGAAAGCCCGAGCCTGACCACGGGATTAACTACACGGGGAAGTGGTGGAGGGGGAAGACCGATGAGAAGGGTAACCCAATACCACCATCACACCCCAATGCCAGGTTCACAGTGTCACTGAAGGCCTTTAGAAACCTGGACCCAGCCTATGACGACCCCAATGGGGTGCCCATTGGCGGCATGATTTACGGAGGTAGGGACCCAGATACCTGGGTACCCGTCTTCGAAGCCTTCAATTGGGAGCATGGTGTTGTGACCATAGCAGCCTCCCTGGAATCCGAGAGGACAGCGGCCGTTATTGGGAAGCCTGGTGAGCGTGAGTTCCAGCCCATGGCGATCATAGACTTCCTCTCCGTGGACCTCGGGGTTTACATCAGTAACTACCTAAAGTTTGGGAGTGGCTTGTCGAGACCCCCGAAGATCTTTGGCGTTAATTACTTCCTGAGGGATGAGCAGGGCAGGTTCCTGAACAGTAAGGAGGATAAGAGGGTTTGGCTGCAGTGGATGGAGAGGAGGGTCCATAATGAGCTGCCGGCCATTGAGACGCCCATTGGTTACATACCCAGGTATGAGGACTTGAGGGTGTTGTTCAGGGAGGTCCTCAATAGGGACTATGCCCAGGAGGATTATAGGAGGCAATTCGCAATAAGGACCACGAAGCTCCTAGAGAAGATAGACAGGATATGGAAGATATACGCAGAGATACCCACAACCCCAAGGAGGTTCTTCGAGGTACTTGAGGAACAAAGGAGGAGGTTGTTAAGGGCTAAGGATGAGTATGGCGATGTTATACCGCCCGATAAGTTCAGCATGAAGTACTAA